From Rhododendron vialii isolate Sample 1 chromosome 10a, ASM3025357v1, the proteins below share one genomic window:
- the LOC131304872 gene encoding uncharacterized protein LOC131304872 → MVNLYKEWTSRRPRKDKKKAAKARVTVASQLALSTQDPELIYYGKNSGVVGLTRSEIYQIFRGNDVLRCGYDKVLVDAECMHDGSIKHIQKFEYWGWKTLQRRVLNAERTDNLAVLQLQLLTNGFRLLKIGGYLVYSTCSLTVAQNEDVVEQFLLQNASAEFLEIDAAKNWPCRSGRIPKTLRFDPMTSRTSGLFVAKFTKLAILV, encoded by the exons ATGGTGAACTTATACAAGGAGTGGACATCTAGGAGACCGCGGAAAGACAAGAAAAAGGCGGCTAAAGCAAGAGTAACCGTAGCTTCACAGTTAGCCTTGTCGACTCAAGATCCAGAGCTTATATATTATGGGAAGAATTCTGGAGTGGTTGGTCTCACTAGAAGTGAAATATATCAAATTTTCCGTGGTAATGATGTTTTGCGCTGTGGTTATGACAAG GTCCTCGTGGATGCAGAGTGCATGCATGATGGGTCAATTAAACACATCCAGAAATTTGAATATTGGGGCTGGAAAACTCTCCAACGTCGTGTATTGAATGCGGAAAGAACTGATAATTTGGCTGTCCTTCAG TTACAGCTTCTAACCAATGGTTTTAGATTGCTCAAAATTGGGGGATATCTAGTCTATAGCACTTGCAG TTTAACAGTTGCTCAGAATGAAGATGTAGTAGAGCAGTTTCTTCTTCAAAATGCTTCTGCTG AGTTTTTGGAGATTGATGCAGCCAAAAATTGGCCTTGCAGAAGTGGACGGATACCAAAGACCCTGCGATTTGATCCCATGACTTCCAGAACTAGTGGCCTTTTTGTGGCAAAGTTTACAAAATTGGCCATTTTAGTTTAG